The genomic region CAGTTTTGTGACCGGATCCTTTGTGGTTGCGCTGGTCTTTTTCGCCGTACTTTTGTTATTCCCTCTTTTCAGTGGACGACAGTATTGCAACACCCTTTGCCCTGTGGGAACGCTGCTGGGTTATCTGTCAAAGATCTCACTGTTCCGCATAAGTCTTGATCAACCGTCGTGCACACAGTGTGGCGCGTGTATGTTCACGTGTAAGGCGGGATGCATCGATGTCAGGAATAAGCAGGTGGATTTTTCGAGGTGCGTTGTTTGTTTCAATTGCCTGAAGGCGTGTTCCGTCAATGGGATTCATTATTCACCGTTCTGGAAGAAGGCTACTTCGGAGCTTTTGCCTGTAAAAACGGATCTTTCCAAACGAAACTTCCTGCTTACGTCCGCAATTTTGTTCGGATCCCTGGTCACTGTCAAAGGCCAGCCGGGGCGTGGAGGAGGGCACGGATACGGCAGGCACCGAAACAGGGAACCAGAGAACACGTTGCCGGTGTCACCTCCCGGATCCATCAGCCATCAGCATTTCACCAGTGCCTGCACGGGATGTTACCTGTGTGTGAGCGCCTGCCCGACTCAGGTGCTCCAGCCCAGCCTTGCCAGTTATGGATGGGAAGGGCTTTTTCAGCCCGTAATGGATTACAGGGTAAGTTTTTGCAATTATGATTGTGTTGCCTGCAGCCAGGTCTGCCCGACAGGAGCCATCCTGCCCCTGCTGGTTGAGCAGAAAAAAGAGGTTCAGTTGGGGAAAGCCCGTTTCATCAAACGCGAATGTGTGGTTTATACGGAAAACACAGACTGCGGCGCCTGCTCTGAACACTGCCCCACCAAAGCCGTGAATATGGTACCTTATCAACACGGATTGACCATTCCCGAAGTTACCACGTCGATCTGCGTGGGATGCGGTGCCTGTGAATA from Bacteroidales bacterium harbors:
- a CDS encoding 4Fe-4S binding protein; translation: MNRAWLKTIRVTLAVVFFVYTLIIFLDFTELVGHHFYHGLTFLQFTPSLIEFIHILSLTSLGFLVVIILTLLFGRIYCSTICPAGVFQDLVIFLKRKIRKKQRFRFLKARNAIRLSILGLVLISVLAGSMVLLNILDPYSIFGRILVELFRPLVIGANNLLSSILKLFNNFAVKPVEIRSFVTGSFVVALVFFAVLLLFPLFSGRQYCNTLCPVGTLLGYLSKISLFRISLDQPSCTQCGACMFTCKAGCIDVRNKQVDFSRCVVCFNCLKACSVNGIHYSPFWKKATSELLPVKTDLSKRNFLLTSAILFGSLVTVKGQPGRGGGHGYGRHRNREPENTLPVSPPGSISHQHFTSACTGCYLCVSACPTQVLQPSLASYGWEGLFQPVMDYRVSFCNYDCVACSQVCPTGAILPLLVEQKKEVQLGKARFIKRECVVYTENTDCGACSEHCPTKAVNMVPYQHGLTIPEVTTSICVGCGACEYACPTDPKAIVVDANPVHLKAELPVETEEGEEIDYKEEFPF